A region from the Triticum urartu cultivar G1812 chromosome 1, Tu2.1, whole genome shotgun sequence genome encodes:
- the LOC125518647 gene encoding uncharacterized protein LOC125518647: MVLHIPQLLIGGHLLPLLHVHRSHLLLLAAATSLHSGNPPPPPLPRQIELMAGGENTDFVQIAGGDQVKLARLREIRSWFDNTRQMSWTAMATLKNLTKKERAKLFPQPAQPIQKIEILLWAMEQANSSSEWTRRRWWAFRSRVEHPLDQEPTVHEVPLQIVQPPTESPETPKRKMRRTVVATSLPRRSPRFPRRSPRLNGGGSYV, from the coding sequence ATGGTGCTACACATTCCACAATTACTCATCGGCGGCcatctcctccctctcctccatGTCCACCGCAgtcatctcctccttcttgccGCTGCAACTTCGCTCCACTCaggcaaccccccccccccccctcttccaCGGCAGATCGAGCTGATGGCCGGCGGCGAGAACACCGACTTCGTGCAGATCGCCGGCGGCGACCAGGTCAAGTTGGCCAGGTTGAGGGAGATCCGTTCTTGGTTTGACAACACAAGGCAGATGAGCTGGACGGCAATGGCCACTCTCAAGAATTTGACGAAGAAGGAGAGGGCAAAGCTTTTCCCCCAGCCCGCGCAACCGATTCAGAAGATCGAGATcctcctctgggcgatggagcagGCCAATTCGTCCAGCGAgtggaccaggcggaggtggtgggcgttCAGATCCAGGGTAGAGCATCCACTGGATCAGGAACCCACCGTGCACGAGGTGCCGTTGCAGATTGTGCAGCCTCCAACCGAGTCACCGGAGACTCCGAAGCGCAAGATGAGGAGGACAGTGGTCGCGACCTcgcttccccgccgttctccacgCTTCCCTCGCCGCTCTCCTCGTCTGAACGGCGGCGGTAGCTATGTTTAG